From one Salvelinus alpinus chromosome 14, SLU_Salpinus.1, whole genome shotgun sequence genomic stretch:
- the LOC139538590 gene encoding C-X-C chemokine receptor type 1-like yields the protein MEMPEMDVDLSLFVEFLNFTYPPIDELGVPCNVSILGLSSVGLMITYIAVFILSVLGNSVVIYVVCCMARGRTTTDVYLMHLAMADLLFSSTLPFWAVYVYSHWIFGTFLCKFLSGLQDAAFYCGVFLLACISVDRYLAIVKATQALAQRRHLVGLVCGAVWLGAGLLSLPVALQREAIQPEDLEGQIICFENLTAASSDRWRVGVRVIRHLLGFFLPLSVMVVCYSCTAATLFRGVRNGGQKHKAMRVILAVVLAFVACWLPRNISVLVDTLMRSGSLGEETCEFQNKVSVALYVTEVMAFLHCAVNPVLYAFIGQKFRNQLLVVLHKHGLISKRLMVAYRSGSVNSTASQRSRNTSVTL from the coding sequence ATGGAAATGCCAGAAATGGATGTTGACCTTTCTCTCTTCGTTGAATTCCTCAACTTCACTTATCCTCCCATAGACGAGCTGGGGGTCCCTTGTAACGTCTCTATCTTGGGCTTGAGCAGTGTTGGTCTAATGATCACCTACATCGCTGTGTTCATCCTCAGTGTGCTGGGTAACAGTGTAGTCATCTACGTGGTATGCTGCATGGCCAGGGGCCGGACCACCACAGACGTCTATCTGATGCACCTAGCAATGGCTGACCTCCTCTTCTCCTCGACCCTCCCCTTCTGGGCCGTCTATGTCTACTCCCACTGGATTTTCGGTACCTTCCTCTGCAAGTTCCTGTCTGGCCTCCAGGATGCTGCCTTTTATTGTGGGGTTTTCCTGTTAGCGTGCATTAGTGTGGACCGCTACCTGGCTATCGTGAAGGCCACGCAGGCACTGGCCCAGCGGCGCCACCTGGTGGGGTTGGTGTGCGGAGCCGTGTGGCTGGGGGCGGGGCTACTTTCGTTGCCCGTGGCACTCCAACGGGAGGCTATCCAACCCGAGGATCTTGAAGGCCAGATCATCTGCTTTGAGAACCTGACTGCGGCGAGCAGCGACCGGTGGCGGGTGGGTGTGCGGGTGATTCGCCATCTGCTGGGCTTCTTCCTGCCACTGTCGGTCATGGTCGTCTGCTACAGCTGCACTGCAGCGACGCTGTTCCGTGGCGTGCGCAACGGCGGCCAGAAGCACAAGGCCATGCGCGTCATCCTGGCCGTGGTGCTGGCGTTCGTGGCATGCTGGCTGCCGCGCAACATCAGCGTGCTGGTAGACACGCTGATGCGGAGCGGCTCGCTGGGCGAGGAGACGTGTGAGTTCCAGAACAAGGTGAGCGTGGCGCTGTATGTGACTGAGGTGATGGCGTTCCTGCACTGCGCCGTCAACCCCGTGCTATATGCCTTCATCGGGCAGAAGTTCCGGAACCAGCTCTTGGTGGTGCTCCACAAGCATGGGCTGATCAGCAAGAGGTTGATGGTGGCGTACCGCAGTGGCTCAGTCAACAGCACGGCCAGTCAAAGGTCTAGGAACACCTCTGTTACCCTGTAA